The following coding sequences are from one Fusobacteriaceae bacterium window:
- the gmk gene encoding guanylate kinase, translating to MAKGNLFVVSGPSGSGKTTVCERVRDSLGIGLSVSATTRKPRKDERDGVKYHFMDEAEFEARRARGEFLETNCYNGNWYGTLLSEVRKYTDRGRDLILEIDVNGGMQVREKCPEARMIFFRPPSMEDLEARLRNRATDDEETIQSRLRKAEEELPFESAYDMTVVNHTIEQACEDLTRIILGERRGGNDEKRNPV from the coding sequence ATGGCAAAGGGAAATCTGTTTGTGGTCTCGGGCCCCAGCGGTTCCGGAAAAACCACGGTTTGCGAACGGGTGCGGGACAGTCTGGGCATCGGTCTTTCCGTGTCCGCGACGACCCGCAAGCCCAGAAAAGACGAGCGGGACGGCGTCAAGTACCATTTTATGGACGAGGCCGAATTTGAGGCCCGGCGCGCCCGGGGCGAATTTCTCGAAACCAATTGCTACAACGGGAACTGGTACGGGACGCTCCTCTCGGAGGTGCGAAAATACACGGACCGGGGGCGGGACCTGATTTTGGAGATCGACGTCAACGGCGGGATGCAGGTGCGGGAGAAATGTCCCGAGGCCAGAATGATCTTTTTCCGGCCGCCGTCCATGGAAGACCTTGAGGCCCGGCTCCGGAACCGCGCCACGGACGATGAGGAGACCATTCAGAGCCGGCTCCGGAAGGCGGAAGAAGAGCTTCCCTTTGAGTCGGCCTACGACATGACCGTAGTGAACCATACCATAGAACAGGCCTGCGAAGATTTGACGCGGATTATACTCGGAGAAAGGAGAGGTGGTAACGATGAAAAAAGAAATCCTGTATGA
- a CDS encoding FAD:protein FMN transferase, whose amino-acid sequence MKNSKFFGLFLLPLLFFACGKPEVKKWDREQFVFGTYIVITVYDADKKLAESAMDAAFAEMVRVDRTFNSKTEGSLTDTLNRKPNSPGSPKEVPLDAEGEALFDRIRSAFLLSGGEYDVTLGPLMALWPFDRAGDADLRVPAAEEIARAREKVDFSKVVFGEGRLRMDWPVEEIDTGSFLKGYALGKARDKMAEMGVKSALLSSVSSIATIGAKPGGAPWRIGVQDPGDPSGALGIVELNNRSMGVSGDYQTYVTIEGKRYHHILQKSTGYPAGDKKMVVVIAPDAFLADVYSTCFFVMPVDKVLDFVYTNKYLDVLIVKSDGSIAVSENFDLMNTKKP is encoded by the coding sequence TTGAAGAACAGTAAGTTTTTTGGCCTCTTTCTGCTTCCTCTGCTCTTTTTCGCCTGCGGGAAACCGGAGGTCAAAAAGTGGGACCGGGAGCAGTTTGTTTTCGGCACCTATATTGTGATCACGGTCTACGACGCCGACAAAAAGTTGGCAGAAAGCGCAATGGACGCGGCTTTCGCGGAAATGGTCCGCGTGGACCGGACATTCAACAGCAAGACCGAAGGCAGCCTTACGGATACGCTCAATCGAAAGCCCAATTCCCCCGGATCTCCCAAGGAGGTCCCGCTGGACGCCGAAGGGGAAGCGCTTTTTGACCGGATCCGGAGCGCCTTTTTATTGTCCGGCGGGGAATACGACGTGACGCTGGGCCCGCTAATGGCCCTCTGGCCCTTTGACCGGGCCGGAGACGCCGATTTGCGCGTTCCCGCGGCGGAAGAAATCGCCCGGGCCAGAGAGAAAGTCGATTTTTCCAAAGTCGTCTTCGGAGAAGGCAGACTGCGGATGGACTGGCCCGTCGAAGAAATCGACACGGGTTCCTTCCTCAAGGGCTACGCGCTTGGCAAAGCCCGGGACAAAATGGCTGAAATGGGCGTAAAAAGCGCGCTTTTGAGCAGCGTTTCCAGTATTGCCACAATCGGCGCGAAACCCGGCGGCGCTCCGTGGCGAATCGGCGTCCAGGATCCCGGAGACCCTTCGGGGGCCCTGGGGATTGTGGAACTCAACAACCGGTCCATGGGCGTTTCGGGAGATTACCAAACCTATGTGACCATAGAGGGGAAACGTTACCATCACATCCTGCAAAAATCCACGGGATATCCGGCCGGCGATAAAAAAATGGTCGTTGTCATTGCCCCTGACGCCTTCCTTGCCGACGTTTATTCCACATGTTTTTTTGTAATGCCGGTTGACAAAGTCCTGGACTTTGTGTATACTAATAAGTACCTCGATGTTTTGATTGTCAAATCGGACGGCAGTATTGCGGTATCCGAAAATTTTGATCTCATGAATACGAAAAAACCCTGA
- a CDS encoding DUF1732 domain-containing protein, which produces MRSMTGYAKLFFEDDRFSLKMEIKSINNKNLNVKIKQSYMLNYLEPQIRTELARRVTRGSIDLKIEFTDKRDIDKMFTYDRDLTAAYVHVLDEIERDFEQTFTNKMDILVKNLNVIQKNDPEFDENEYGDFILGKLGELLDSFVRNKEAEGGRLTAYFQEKAGVLAQKVAEIKKHKDSVVENYRTLLLERLGKIRGNVEFSESDILREILLYTDRSDISEEISRLESHLTQLSGDLSAERAVIGKKIEFVLQEIFRELNTTGVKCNLYEIQALVVEAKNEVEKLREQIMNIE; this is translated from the coding sequence ATGCGAAGTATGACCGGATACGCGAAACTTTTCTTCGAAGACGACAGGTTTTCCCTGAAAATGGAGATTAAAAGTATCAACAATAAAAATCTCAACGTCAAGATCAAACAATCCTATATGCTGAATTATCTCGAACCCCAGATCCGGACGGAGCTCGCGCGACGGGTCACCAGGGGCAGCATCGACCTCAAGATCGAATTTACCGATAAGCGGGATATCGACAAGATGTTTACCTATGACAGGGATCTGACCGCCGCTTACGTGCATGTTCTCGATGAAATTGAGCGGGATTTTGAACAGACCTTTACGAACAAAATGGATATTCTGGTCAAGAATCTGAACGTCATCCAGAAAAACGATCCGGAATTCGACGAAAACGAGTACGGGGACTTTATCTTGGGCAAATTGGGAGAGCTGCTCGACAGCTTTGTGCGGAACAAAGAGGCCGAGGGCGGCCGGCTGACGGCCTATTTTCAAGAAAAGGCCGGAGTCCTCGCGCAAAAGGTCGCGGAAATCAAAAAGCACAAGGACAGCGTCGTGGAAAACTACCGGACGCTCCTTCTGGAGCGGCTCGGGAAGATCCGGGGCAATGTGGAGTTCAGCGAAAGCGACATCCTGAGGGAGATTCTCCTCTATACGGACCGCTCGGATATCTCCGAGGAAATTTCCCGTCTGGAGAGCCATTTGACTCAGCTGTCGGGTGATCTCTCGGCGGAGCGCGCCGTCATCGGAAAAAAGATTGAGTTTGTGCTGCAGGAAATCTTCCGGGAGCTCAATACCACAGGGGTCAAGTGCAATCTCTATGAGATCCAGGCCCTCGTGGTGGAGGCGAAAAACGAAGTGGAGAAGCTGCGGGAACAGATCATGAATATCGAATGA
- the rpoZ gene encoding DNA-directed RNA polymerase subunit omega has product MKKEILYDDLLKQIPNKYILTIVGGQRAREIGKGAELLTKCSKKDTVIKKVFREVADGKIGYMEAEKQSGEQVEEQ; this is encoded by the coding sequence ATGAAAAAAGAAATCCTGTATGACGACCTGCTGAAACAGATCCCCAACAAGTACATCCTGACCATTGTCGGCGGCCAGCGGGCCCGCGAGATCGGCAAGGGCGCGGAGCTCCTGACCAAGTGCTCCAAGAAGGACACGGTCATCAAAAAAGTGTTCCGGGAAGTGGCCGACGGCAAGATCGGCTACATGGAAGCGGAAAAACAAAGCGGAGAACAAGTTGAAGAACAGTAA